The following coding sequences are from one Cercospora beticola chromosome 4, complete sequence window:
- a CDS encoding uncharacterized protein (antiSMASH:Cluster_12~SMCOG1072:dehydrogenase), which produces MIGLTVEARDDRGMFSHDHRTHIRIKSSSQQQHRPSLPQGYAKHHIVYLDSIHMPLAQFDFDHTLEVHHSTPANLVAERIRTATIVVSVLTPVGASDLDQAPNVRLIAALCSGCSWIDKPYCQRRGIDVVHVPHASIEAVGEHFLGLYFACRRRIPAVNQCVKDTQTWKMKKTLTKHFWTDGPPLSCKQETLGIIGYGRLGQRIEDLCRNVGFEKVLVAERKDAKTVREGRLRFEQVLEQSTVLAIACSLTDEACDMIHEPELKRMRKDAIIVNIARGGIINEAALATALKEGWIYGAALDVLQNEPAGPGSSPLLPRTEHGEAEVPNLVFTAHLAWFAGSTMQAMQECNRDGIAAFIEDRMTDPSIQSSVIVHNGRIWK; this is translated from the coding sequence ATGATTGGACTCACCGTTGAAGCAAGAGATGATCGCGGAATGTTCTCCCATGATCACAGGACGCACATTCGCATCAAGTCATCAAgtcagcaacagcatcgGCCTTCCTTACCGCAAGGATACGCAAAGCACCATATTGTATACCTGGACAGTATACATATGCCGCTCGCACAATTCGACTTTGACCACACGCTTGAAGTCCATCACAGTACACCTGCAAATCTGGTCGCCGAGCGCATACGAACAGCGACTATCGTTGTATCAGTTCTCACACCTGTGGGAGCATCGGATCTAGATCAAGCGCCCAACGTGCGACTGATCGCCGCGCTATGCAGCGGATGCTCTTGGATCGATAAGCCTTACTGTCAACGTCGTGGAATTGATGTTGTGCACGTACCTCATGCAAGCATTGAAGCAGTTGGAGAACATTTCCTCGGACTTTACTTCGCCTGTCGAAGGCGAATTCCTGCGGTCAATCAGTGTGTAAAGGATACTCAAacctggaagatgaagaaaacGTTGACCAAACATTTCTGGACCGACGGTCCTCCGCTGAGTTGCAAACAAGAGACCTTGGGCATCATAGGGTACGGCCGCCTCGGACAGAGAATTGAAGATCTTTGCAGAAATGTGGGCTTCGAGAAAGTGCTTGTAGCAGAGCGAAAGGATGCCAAGACAGTCAGAGAAGGCCGCCTGCGCTTCGAGCAAGTGCTTGAGCAGAGCACTGTGCTCGCTATTGCTTGTTCATTGACGGATGAAGCATGCGACATGATACACGAACCCGAGTTGAAGCGTATGCGGAAGGACGCAATTATTGTTAATATCGCCAGAGGTGGCATCATTAACGAAGCTGCTTTGGCCACCGCACTGAAAGAAGGCTGGATATACGGGGCCGCCCTGGATGTTCTCCAAAATGAACCCGCAGGACCTGGAAGTAGTCCACTTTTGCCGAGAACAGAGCATGGCGAGGCGGAGGTTCCAAACCTCGTTTTCACAGCACATCTTGCTTGGTTCGCTGGATCCACAATGCAGGCTATGCAAGAATGCAATCGCGACGGCATTGCTGCATTCATCGAAGATCGGATGACAGATCCATCAATTCAATCCAGTGTCATCGTGCACAATGGCAGGATCTGGAAGTAG